From a single Pseudomonas sp. A34-9 genomic region:
- a CDS encoding uroporphyrinogen-III synthase, whose protein sequence is MTSWRLLLTRPADDCTALAQTLAVQGVFSSCLPLLDIVALPVSDKIRQAIAQLPRCNAVIVVSKPAARIAVDLLGSSSSLAMPWFSVGAATAQILRDHGLDVSFPADGDDSEALLQLPRLREAVSQPGAQVLILRGEGGRELLAERLRERGASVEYLELYRRDLPAYAPKELSRRIEAERLNGLVVSSGQGFEHLRQMAGDAWPTIAALPLFVPSPRVAELARAAGAQTVVDCRGASAAALLTALREHPVPVF, encoded by the coding sequence GTGACCAGCTGGCGCCTGCTGCTGACGCGCCCTGCGGATGACTGTACGGCGCTGGCGCAGACGTTGGCAGTGCAGGGGGTTTTCAGTAGCTGTTTGCCGCTTCTGGACATTGTCGCGCTGCCAGTCTCTGACAAAATTCGTCAGGCGATTGCGCAGTTGCCGCGTTGTAACGCGGTGATTGTGGTCAGCAAACCGGCGGCACGCATTGCGGTGGACCTGCTCGGCAGCTCGTCTTCGCTGGCGATGCCGTGGTTCAGCGTCGGTGCGGCAACCGCGCAGATTCTTCGCGATCACGGTCTCGACGTCAGCTTCCCGGCTGACGGCGATGACAGCGAAGCCTTGCTGCAATTGCCGCGTCTGCGTGAGGCGGTCAGCCAGCCCGGGGCGCAGGTATTGATCCTGCGTGGAGAGGGTGGGCGTGAGCTGCTCGCCGAGCGCTTGCGTGAGCGAGGTGCTAGTGTCGAGTATCTGGAATTGTATCGACGCGACTTGCCAGCCTACGCCCCGAAGGAGCTGTCACGGCGGATCGAAGCGGAACGCTTGAACGGGCTGGTGGTCAGCAGTGGACAGGGTTTCGAGCACCTGCGCCAAATGGCCGGTGATGCCTGGCCGACCATCGCGGCGTTGCCGTTGTTTGTTCCAAGCCCAAGAGTCGCCGAGCTGGCACGTGCCGCCGGGGCTCAAACAGTTGTGGATTGCCGCGGCGCGAGTGCCGCGGCTTTGCTGACGGCGTTACGGGAGCATCCCGTACCCGTTTTCTAA
- a CDS encoding TIGR02647 family protein has protein sequence MSLTPELVAELEVLALFPLDSSQEGLKIHQTAAPKHISAAKRLFEKELTDQPDGGYLTSLGRDAAQNVQTVLTILREQETA, from the coding sequence ATGTCGCTTACCCCTGAGTTGGTTGCCGAACTGGAAGTCCTCGCACTCTTTCCCCTGGACAGTTCCCAGGAAGGTTTGAAAATTCATCAGACCGCTGCCCCGAAACATATTTCTGCCGCCAAACGCCTCTTTGAAAAAGAACTCACCGACCAGCCCGATGGCGGGTATCTGACCAGCCTCGGTCGCGACGCCGCACAAAATGTGCAAACCGTGCTGACCATTCTGAGAGAGCAAGAAACCGCCTGA
- the hemC gene encoding hydroxymethylbilane synthase yields the protein MSSREIRIATRKSALALWQAEYVKARLEAAHPGLLVTLVPMVSRGDKLLDSPLSKIGGKGLFVKELETALLENEADIAVHSMKDVPMDFPEGLGLFCICEREDPRDAFVSNTYTSLEALPAGSIVGTSSLRRQAQLLTRRPDLQIRFLRGNVNTRLAKLDAGEYDAIILAAAGLIRLGFEERITSAISVDDSLPAGGQGAVGIECRSADTQIHALLAPLHHADTSSRVTAERALNKHLNGGCQVPIACYAVLEGEQLWLRGLVGEPSGGKLLSAEARAPRADAEALGVKVAEDLLSQGADDILKAVYGEAGHE from the coding sequence ATGTCCTCTCGCGAAATCCGCATCGCCACCCGTAAAAGTGCGCTGGCCCTCTGGCAGGCCGAATACGTCAAAGCCCGTCTGGAAGCGGCCCATCCGGGCCTGCTGGTGACGCTGGTGCCCATGGTCAGTCGCGGCGACAAGCTGCTCGATTCGCCGCTGTCGAAGATCGGCGGCAAGGGCCTGTTCGTCAAGGAACTGGAAACTGCGCTGCTGGAAAATGAAGCCGACATCGCCGTGCACTCGATGAAAGACGTGCCGATGGACTTCCCGGAAGGCCTCGGTCTGTTCTGCATCTGCGAGCGTGAAGACCCGCGCGATGCCTTCGTGTCCAATACCTACACCAGCCTTGAGGCATTGCCTGCCGGCAGCATCGTTGGCACCTCCAGCCTGCGTCGTCAGGCACAGTTGCTGACCCGTCGCCCCGACCTGCAGATCCGCTTCCTGCGCGGCAACGTCAACACCCGTCTGGCCAAACTCGATGCCGGTGAGTACGACGCGATCATCCTCGCAGCGGCCGGTTTGATCCGTCTCGGTTTTGAAGAGCGCATCACCTCGGCGATCAGCGTTGATGACAGCCTCCCGGCCGGTGGCCAGGGCGCGGTCGGTATCGAATGCCGCAGCGCCGACACACAAATTCACGCCTTGCTCGCGCCGCTGCATCACGCCGATACCTCGTCGCGGGTCACCGCTGAACGTGCCCTCAACAAACATTTGAATGGCGGCTGCCAGGTACCGATCGCCTGCTACGCCGTGCTCGAAGGCGAGCAGTTGTGGCTGCGTGGTCTGGTCGGTGAGCCGAGTGGCGGCAAGTTGCTCAGCGCCGAGGCGCGTGCGCCACGCGCGGATGCCGAAGCACTGGGCGTGAAGGTGGCTGAAGATCTGCTCAGCCAGGGCGCCGACGATATTCTCAAAGCGGTGTACGGCGAGGCAGGTCACGAGTGA
- the argH gene encoding argininosuccinate lyase encodes MSTDKTNQSWGGRFSEPVDAFVARFTASVTFDQRLYRHDIMGSIAHATMLAKVGVLTDAERDSIIDGLKTIQGEIEAGQFDWRIDLEDVHMNIEARLTDRIGVTGKKLHTGRSRNDQVATDIRLWLRDEIDLILAEITRLQKGLLEQAEREAASIMPGFTHLQTAQPVTFGHHMLAWFEMLSRDYERLVDCRKRTNRMPLGSAALAGTTYPIDREYTAQLLGFDAVGGNSLDNVSDRDFAIEFCSAASIAMMHLSRFSEELVLWTSAQFQFIDLPDRFCTGSSIMPQKKNPDVPELVRGKTGRVFGALMGLLTLMKGQPLAYNKDNQEDKEPLFDAADTLRDSLRAFADMIPAIKPKHAIMREAALRGFSTATDLADYLVRRGLPFRDCHEIVGHAVKYGVDTGKDLAEMSLEELRQFSDQIEQDVFAVLTLEGSVNARDHIGGTAPAQVKAAVVRGQALIASR; translated from the coding sequence ATGAGCACTGACAAGACCAATCAGTCCTGGGGCGGCCGCTTCAGTGAACCCGTCGACGCCTTCGTCGCCCGCTTCACCGCCTCCGTCACTTTCGACCAGCGCCTGTATCGCCACGACATCATGGGCTCGATCGCCCACGCCACCATGCTGGCCAAGGTCGGCGTGCTGACCGATGCCGAGCGCGACAGCATCATCGATGGCCTGAAGACCATTCAGGGCGAAATCGAGGCCGGCCAGTTCGACTGGCGCATCGACCTCGAAGATGTGCACATGAATATCGAAGCACGCCTGACCGACCGCATTGGCGTCACCGGTAAAAAACTGCACACCGGGCGTAGCCGCAACGACCAGGTCGCCACCGACATCCGCCTGTGGCTGCGTGACGAAATCGACCTGATCCTCGCCGAAATCACGCGCCTGCAAAAAGGCCTGCTGGAGCAAGCCGAGCGTGAAGCCGCGAGCATCATGCCGGGCTTCACCCACCTGCAGACCGCGCAGCCAGTGACTTTCGGGCACCACATGCTGGCCTGGTTCGAAATGCTCAGCCGCGACTACGAGCGTCTGGTCGACTGCCGCAAGCGCACCAACCGCATGCCACTGGGCAGTGCCGCGCTGGCTGGCACCACCTACCCGATCGACCGCGAATACACCGCGCAACTGCTGGGCTTCGACGCCGTGGGCGGCAACTCGCTGGACAACGTCTCCGATCGCGACTTCGCCATCGAATTCTGCTCGGCCGCGAGCATCGCGATGATGCACTTGTCGCGCTTCTCCGAAGAGCTGGTGCTGTGGACCAGCGCGCAGTTCCAGTTCATCGATCTGCCGGACCGCTTCTGCACCGGCAGCTCGATCATGCCGCAAAAGAAAAACCCCGACGTGCCGGAGCTGGTGCGTGGCAAGACCGGCCGTGTGTTCGGCGCATTGATGGGCCTGCTGACCCTGATGAAGGGCCAGCCGCTGGCCTACAACAAGGACAACCAGGAAGACAAAGAGCCGCTGTTCGACGCCGCCGATACCCTGCGCGATTCGCTGCGGGCTTTTGCCGACATGATCCCGGCAATCAAACCCAAGCACGCGATCATGCGTGAAGCGGCGCTGCGCGGTTTCTCCACCGCGACCGACCTGGCGGATTATCTGGTGCGCCGTGGCCTGCCGTTCCGTGACTGCCACGAAATCGTTGGTCACGCGGTCAAGTACGGCGTGGACACTGGCAAGGATCTGGCCGAGATGAGCCTGGAAGAACTGCGTCAGTTCAGCGATCAGATCGAGCAGGATGTGTTTGCCGTGCTGACCCTGGAAGGCTCGGTGAATGCCCGTGACCATATCGGCGGCACTGCGCCGGCGCAGGTCAAGGCTGCCGTGGTGCGTGGCCAGGCGCTGATCGCTAGCCGCTAA
- a CDS encoding LytTR family DNA-binding domain-containing protein encodes MNVLIVDDEPLARERLSRMVSELEGYTVLEPSATNGEEALALIDSHKPDIVLLDIRMPGLDGLQVAARLCERETPPAVVFCTSPDEFAVEALQASAVGYVVKPVRTEHLHDALKRAERPNRAQLSALTRPAAESGTGPRSHISARTRKGIELIPLDQVVYFIADHKYVTLRHEAGEVLLDEPLKALEDEFGERFVRIHRNALVARDRIERLQRTPLGHFQLFLKGLNGDALIVSRRHVAGVRKMMQGL; translated from the coding sequence ATGAATGTCCTGATCGTTGATGACGAACCACTGGCTCGCGAGCGCCTCAGCCGAATGGTGAGCGAGCTCGAGGGTTATACAGTTCTGGAGCCCAGCGCCACGAATGGCGAGGAGGCGTTGGCACTGATCGACAGCCACAAACCGGATATCGTGCTGCTTGATATCCGCATGCCGGGCCTCGATGGCCTGCAAGTCGCTGCCCGTCTGTGCGAACGAGAAACGCCGCCCGCCGTGGTGTTTTGCACCAGCCCCGATGAATTTGCCGTGGAAGCCCTGCAGGCCAGCGCCGTGGGCTATGTGGTGAAACCCGTGCGAACCGAACATCTGCATGACGCCCTGAAACGGGCGGAACGTCCCAACCGGGCGCAACTCTCGGCCCTGACCCGTCCCGCTGCCGAAAGCGGAACCGGCCCGCGCAGCCACATCAGCGCCCGCACCCGCAAAGGCATCGAACTGATCCCGCTGGATCAGGTGGTCTATTTTATTGCTGACCATAAATACGTGACCTTGCGCCATGAGGCCGGCGAAGTGCTGCTGGACGAGCCGCTCAAGGCGCTGGAAGACGAATTCGGCGAGCGCTTCGTGCGTATCCACCGCAACGCGCTGGTCGCCCGCGACCGTATTGAACGCCTGCAACGCACGCCGCTGGGGCATTTCCAGCTGTTCCTCAAAGGGCTCAATGGTGACGCGCTGATCGTCAGCCGTCGGCATGTGGCCGGTGTGCGCAAGATGATGCAGGGCCTGTAA
- the rnk gene encoding nucleoside diphosphate kinase regulator has protein sequence MTAPSITLTRLDVQRLERLIDSLDDSLPGVIALQTELDRADTVVGHDEVPADVVTMNSRVHCREEGSGKDYHLTLVYPKDANADEGKISILAPVGSALLGLKVGQHIDWPAPGGKTLKLTLLEVESQPANGGDFRE, from the coding sequence ATGACCGCACCTTCCATCACCCTTACCCGTCTGGACGTACAACGTCTGGAGCGCCTGATCGACAGCCTGGATGACTCGCTGCCGGGCGTGATTGCGCTGCAAACCGAGCTGGACCGCGCCGACACCGTGGTCGGCCACGATGAAGTGCCCGCCGATGTCGTGACGATGAATTCCCGCGTACATTGCCGTGAAGAAGGCAGTGGCAAGGACTACCACTTGACGCTGGTCTATCCCAAGGATGCCAATGCCGACGAAGGCAAGATTTCCATTCTGGCTCCGGTCGGCAGTGCGCTGCTGGGCCTGAAAGTCGGTCAGCACATCGACTGGCCGGCACCGGGTGGCAAGACCCTCAAACTGACCTTGCTCGAAGTCGAATCGCAGCCGGCCAACGGCGGTGATTTCCGCGAGTAA
- a CDS encoding glutathione S-transferase: MLKLYGFSVSNYYNMVKLALLEKGLPFEEVTFYPAPTPESLAISPRGKVPVLGVDAGFINETAIILEYLEQTQKGTPLLPSDPFERAQVLAIAKEIELYIELPGRACYGEAFFGVTLPDAIKEKTKAELLLGFAALGRHGKFAPYVAGDSLSIADLYFLYSVPLACAVGQKLFGIDLLAEMPQAKALLERLEQNPHVQKIAADKEAAMPAFLAMIAAKK, from the coding sequence ATGCTCAAGCTCTACGGATTCTCTGTCAGCAACTACTACAACATGGTCAAACTGGCGCTGCTGGAAAAAGGCCTGCCGTTCGAGGAAGTCACGTTCTACCCGGCGCCGACCCCGGAATCACTGGCCATCAGCCCGCGCGGTAAAGTGCCGGTGCTGGGCGTAGACGCGGGTTTCATCAACGAAACGGCGATCATCCTCGAATACCTCGAACAGACCCAGAAAGGCACACCGCTGCTGCCGAGCGATCCGTTCGAGCGCGCGCAGGTGCTGGCGATTGCCAAGGAAATCGAGTTGTACATCGAGTTGCCGGGTCGCGCTTGTTACGGCGAAGCGTTTTTCGGTGTGACTTTGCCGGATGCGATCAAGGAAAAGACCAAGGCCGAACTGTTGCTGGGCTTTGCGGCGCTGGGTCGGCATGGCAAGTTCGCCCCGTACGTGGCGGGTGACAGCTTGAGCATCGCCGATTTGTATTTCCTCTACAGCGTGCCGCTGGCCTGTGCGGTCGGGCAGAAACTGTTCGGGATCGATTTGCTGGCTGAGATGCCACAGGCGAAAGCGCTGCTGGAGCGGCTTGAGCAGAATCCGCATGTGCAGAAGATTGCAGCGGACAAGGAAGCTGCGATGCCGGCGTTTTTGGCGATGATCGCTGCCAAGAAGTAA
- a CDS encoding class I adenylate cyclase: MTRTHEIRPDLDEGIDRKVLSQLRARFLKLNEGRLGRALEGLSPRQQSVLTLLPLFFHVNHPLLPGYVSGITPAGLSNYEPDASVLAEAQRLTRSFSYKPRHGSNPPRPIHGLFLMGSLGTLAQADQSDMDVWVCHAPDLSESELAELSKKCQLLETWAASQGAEAHFFLIDPVRFVKGERDTRLSSENCGTTQHYLLLDEFYRTAIWLAGRTPIWWLVPVYEETAYDLYTHTLLSKRFIRADETLDLGHLARIPPGEFIGAGLWQLFKGIESPYKSVLKLLLTEVYASEHPQVQCLSLRFKKAVFANQLDLDELDPYMVVYRRIEEYLTARNEPERLELVRRALYLKVNRKLTGNSRTQSWQRSLLERLASEWHWDQRQLTLLDSRSQWKVRQVSAERRALVNELNYSYRFLTQFARTEQTVSLINKRDLNVLGRRLYAAFERKADKVEFINPGIAPDLAEDTLTLVQSRNKKEPGQTQWGLYNGSLTALEWEHFAPIKRSRELLELLTWCHRNGVIDSSTRLALHPGTSDLSEFELFNLLGSLQQCIALPLPTVAEEPLLRAAVPSEVLMLVNVGIDPLKHHRDLNILMTTERTDSLSYAGVRENLVLTLDQVTLNSWNEVLVNRFDGPHALLDCLRDYLNNLPRGPLQPSLKVRCFCHNRAQFIARRVEEIVDTAQNLLLSELNHRYLIQVQQHYHVLELVPGQVNHVALATLPALFDYLGEEQPRYSPLHLDPMALEEHDLALILPMGRPECIQVFYRITEQQAQLYVLDEFNALWQQHLPYHDEQSLLVPLQRFLQSILFRREAVLPMDAGPDGRLETLYYQLLPSGPGRARRVEARPAPQTPVNKPFYDVQAIVGKAAPGEVQVTLYCNQREFSELEHGDQLFSVVAREIVEQRRESERYRCYITDLDLSGLLGDGQSSSNLYLRYKADLERALNEALEQV; the protein is encoded by the coding sequence ATGACGCGCACCCACGAAATCCGCCCCGACCTGGACGAAGGCATCGACCGCAAGGTTCTCAGCCAGCTGCGCGCGCGTTTTCTCAAACTCAATGAAGGCCGCCTGGGCCGCGCCCTCGAAGGGTTGTCGCCACGCCAACAGAGCGTACTGACGCTGTTGCCACTATTCTTCCACGTCAATCATCCGCTGCTGCCAGGTTACGTCTCGGGCATTACGCCGGCCGGCCTGTCGAATTACGAGCCGGACGCCTCGGTACTGGCCGAAGCCCAGCGCCTGACCCGTTCGTTCTCCTACAAGCCGCGCCACGGCAGCAACCCGCCACGACCGATTCACGGCCTGTTCCTGATGGGCAGCCTCGGCACGTTGGCGCAGGCCGATCAGAGTGACATGGACGTGTGGGTTTGCCACGCGCCGGACCTGAGCGAAAGCGAACTCGCCGAATTGAGCAAGAAATGCCAGTTGCTTGAAACCTGGGCCGCGAGCCAGGGCGCCGAGGCGCATTTCTTTCTGATCGACCCGGTGCGCTTCGTCAAAGGCGAACGCGACACCCGGCTCAGCTCGGAAAACTGCGGTACCACCCAACACTATCTGCTGCTGGACGAGTTTTACCGCACCGCGATCTGGCTGGCCGGGCGCACACCCATCTGGTGGCTGGTGCCGGTTTACGAAGAAACCGCCTACGACCTCTACACCCATACCCTGCTGTCCAAGCGCTTTATCCGCGCCGACGAAACCCTCGACCTTGGCCATCTGGCGAGAATTCCGCCCGGCGAGTTCATCGGCGCCGGATTGTGGCAGTTGTTCAAGGGCATCGAATCGCCGTACAAATCGGTGCTCAAACTGCTGCTGACCGAGGTCTACGCCAGCGAACACCCGCAGGTGCAGTGCCTGAGCCTGCGCTTCAAAAAAGCCGTGTTCGCCAATCAGCTTGATCTCGATGAGCTGGACCCGTACATGGTCGTGTACCGGCGCATCGAGGAATACCTCACCGCACGCAACGAACCGGAACGGCTGGAACTGGTGCGCCGCGCGCTGTACCTGAAGGTCAACCGCAAGCTCACCGGCAACAGCCGCACCCAGAGCTGGCAACGTTCGTTGCTGGAGCGGCTGGCCAGCGAATGGCATTGGGACCAGCGGCAACTGACGCTGCTCGACAGCCGCAGCCAATGGAAAGTCCGTCAGGTCAGCGCCGAACGCCGCGCGCTGGTCAATGAGCTGAACTACAGCTACCGCTTCCTCACCCAGTTCGCCCGCACCGAACAGACGGTCAGCCTGATCAACAAACGTGATCTCAATGTGCTCGGCCGCCGGCTCTATGCCGCCTTCGAACGCAAGGCCGACAAGGTCGAGTTCATCAACCCCGGCATCGCCCCGGATCTGGCCGAAGACACCCTGACCCTGGTGCAGTCGCGCAACAAAAAGGAACCGGGGCAGACCCAATGGGGCCTCTATAACGGCAGCCTCACGGCACTTGAGTGGGAACACTTCGCGCCGATCAAGCGCAGCCGCGAATTGCTCGAACTGCTGACCTGGTGTCACCGCAACGGCGTGATCGACAGCAGCACCCGCCTCGCTTTGCATCCCGGCACCAGCGACCTCAGCGAATTCGAGCTGTTCAACCTGCTCGGTAGCCTGCAACAGTGCATCGCCCTGCCCTTGCCCACCGTTGCCGAAGAGCCATTGCTGCGTGCAGCGGTGCCGAGCGAAGTGCTGATGCTGGTCAACGTCGGGATTGATCCACTCAAGCATCACCGCGACCTCAACATCCTGATGACCACCGAGCGCACCGACTCGCTGAGTTACGCCGGCGTGCGCGAAAACCTCGTGCTGACGCTGGATCAGGTCACGCTCAACAGCTGGAACGAAGTGCTGGTCAACCGCTTCGACGGCCCGCATGCCCTGCTCGATTGCCTGCGCGATTACTTGAACAATCTGCCGCGCGGCCCCTTGCAACCGTCGTTGAAGGTGCGTTGTTTCTGCCACAACCGCGCGCAGTTCATTGCCCGTCGCGTCGAGGAAATCGTCGACACCGCGCAGAATCTGCTGCTCAGCGAGTTGAACCACCGCTACCTGATTCAGGTGCAGCAGCATTATCACGTGCTGGAATTGGTGCCGGGCCAGGTCAACCACGTCGCGCTCGCCACCCTGCCGGCGTTGTTCGATTACCTCGGTGAAGAGCAGCCGCGTTACAGCCCGCTACATCTGGACCCGATGGCGCTGGAGGAACATGACCTTGCGCTGATTTTGCCGATGGGCCGGCCGGAGTGCATTCAGGTGTTCTATCGGATCACCGAACAGCAGGCACAGCTGTACGTGCTGGATGAGTTCAACGCACTGTGGCAGCAACATTTGCCTTATCACGACGAGCAGAGTTTGCTGGTGCCGTTGCAGCGCTTCCTGCAATCAATTCTGTTTCGCCGCGAAGCGGTGCTACCGATGGACGCCGGTCCCGATGGCCGCCTCGAAACTTTGTATTACCAGTTATTACCTTCGGGTCCGGGGCGCGCGCGAAGGGTCGAAGCGCGGCCGGCACCGCAGACGCCAGTGAACAAGCCGTTCTACGACGTGCAGGCGATCGTCGGCAAAGCCGCACCGGGCGAAGTGCAGGTCACCCTGTATTGCAATCAACGGGAATTCAGCGAGCTGGAACATGGCGACCAGCTGTTCAGCGTGGTCGCCCGGGAGATTGTCGAGCAGCGCCGCGAGAGCGAACGCTATCGCTGCTACATCACCGACCTCGACCTTTCAGGCCTGCTCGGTGACGGGCAAAGTTCAAGCAATCTGTATCTGCGTTACAAGGCTGACCTGGAGCGCGCTCTGAACGAGGCACTCGAACAGGTCTGA
- a CDS encoding DUF1289 domain-containing protein: MTDTAPVRPPKPLYSNISPAVPSPCSGVCRLDEQKVCLGCFRHVEDIREWRSADDQRRRIICAQAAERRNCSM; encoded by the coding sequence GTGACTGACACCGCGCCCGTTCGTCCACCCAAGCCGCTTTACAGCAACATCAGCCCGGCAGTGCCTTCGCCGTGCAGCGGGGTGTGCCGACTGGACGAACAAAAGGTTTGCCTCGGCTGTTTTCGGCATGTTGAAGACATCAGAGAGTGGCGCTCGGCGGACGATCAACGCCGCCGGATCATCTGCGCCCAGGCCGCCGAACGCCGCAATTGCTCAATGTAA